The following are encoded in a window of Fusarium oxysporum f. sp. lycopersici 4287 chromosome 5, whole genome shotgun sequence genomic DNA:
- a CDS encoding dolichyldiphosphatase (At least one base has a quality score < 10), whose protein sequence is MDDSSTPLASLSVTHVYYDPNDHVSLACAYLALLPQALCVVYATLVLFTREVEVALMFLGQLACEVLNFALKRLIKEERPRRIHGKGYGMPSSHAQFVAFWSVSLALFLLVRHKPPRVHQVRAESGLHRPWSVLERVAVSVAGAAIAAATAWSRVYLNYHTPKQVVVGSVAGVISALGWFLIVAARRLLARAFQS, encoded by the exons ATGGACGACAGTTCAACTCCCCTCGCTTCCCTCTCCGTCACCCACGTCTACTAC GACCCCAACGACCATGTCTCCCTCGCCTGCGCCTACCTCGCCCTCCTCCCCCAAGCCCTATGCGTCGTTTACGCCACGCTCGTCCTTTTTACCCGCGAGGTCGAAGTCGCCTTGATGTTTCTCGGTCAACTTGCCTGCGAGGTGCTCAACTTTGCCTTGAAACGGCTGATAAAAGAAGAGCGTCCGCGTCGCATACACGGCAAGGGCTACGGCATGCCTAGTTCCCACGCACAATTCGTTGCCTTCTGGAGTGTCTCCCTGGCTCTGTTCCTGCTTGTCCGCCACAAGCCGCCTCGTGTACATCAGGTTCGTGCAGAAAGTGGTTTGCACCGGCCGTGGAGCGTTCTCGAGAGAGTTGCTGTGAGTGTAGCTGGGGCGGCGATTGCGGCGGCGACGGCATGGAGCAGAGTGTACTTGAACTACCATACCCCTAAACAGGTCGTTGTGGGTAGTGTTGCAGGTGTCATAAGCGCTCTCGGTTGGTTCCTTATTGTTGCTGCT AGACGCCTTTTGGCGAGAGCTTTTCAGAGTTAG
- a CDS encoding hypothetical protein (At least one base has a quality score < 10) translates to MDNDPTMDSTGFQFQANSTSKWDNELKFAAAGSVRTSIIVLSVFNVIVAFAVTISILLRSWRTLKQVEPIWDFKSSWLRLVKGRDVYPFVLSLGIVVQGIVYATAQAKGLESLMILGCATISRMMLLAFFIVPFIQMLFGLELTIRITRPSIFPFRGKFNTLACLVTIGTLLLIVFSITFAVLPSEFCFASLISFLHRYDAGCFGVLLTVILIVLIECGVICFKLHTGARMRIAERDEASRMVYHMIIAVISYTLQITFFYNTAFRDTGAADETSMTLNMIGTVVMNMSGLLLGCLYLFLRSSRSPTGCSDDDIEASQGFRKWGDDQDQEPPTPGSAMLQPLDLPKLVRKAESKEDLTLDDRVEDKVFGARKDFLNRGLKPLRLGSMRNSGGLPTVPKPVRTSSKESIKNFKRSMYSIFPKAEPPKSPILLPTTTYKDSTPKKTPALQNLADELLAPPALRLPDKRFRSSGASMLSTATVQIGLRLSNIGDMRPAKPELKLDTNTNQVHNLDCPNSTVRIFPRKTSPLGHCHRRCPRREH, encoded by the exons atggacaaCGACCCGACGATGGACTCGACCGGCTTTCAGTTCCAGGCAAATTCTACATCAAAATGGGATAACGAACTCAAGTTTGCTGCAGCTGGCTCCGTCCGCACCTCAATCATCGTCCTATCAGTTTTCAACGTGATAGTAGCATTCGCAGTTACTATCAGTATTCTTCTGCGATCATGGAGAACACTAAAACAAGTCGAACCGATATGGGACTTCAA GTCGTCTTGGCTTCGGCTAGTCAAAGGACGAGATGTTTACCCCTTCGTACTTTCTTTGGGCATTGTAGTTCAGGGAATTGTGTATGCTACCGCTCAAGCCAAGGGACTCGAGTCACTTATGATCCTTGGGTGTGCCACGATATCGCGAATGATGCTGCTAG CTTTCTTCATCGTACCCTTCATTCAGATGTTGTTCGGGCTGGAGTTGACAATCCGTATCACGAGGCCGAGCATATTCCCCTTCCGTGGCAAATTCAACACCCTTGCCTGTCTAGTAACCATCGGTACCTTGTTGCTCATCGTGTTCTCCATAACCTTTGCTGTTCTGCCATCGGAGTTTTGCTTTGCCAGTTTGATATCTTTCCTACATCGGTACGATGCCGGATGTTTTGGGGTTTTACTCACCGTCATCCTGATAGTTCTCATTGAGTGCGGTGTTATATGCTTCAAGCTTCATACTGGTGCCCGAATGCGCATTGCTGAGAGGGATGAGGCATCTCGCATGGTGTACCATATGATAATTGCCGTGATATCATAT ACTTTGCAGATAACATTCTTCTACAATACGGCGTTCCGAGATACAGGAGCAGCAGATGAGACGTCAATGACACTGAACATGATCGGAACAGTTGTAATGAACATGTCAGGACTATTGCTTGGCTGTCTTTATCTCTTCTTGCGATCAAGCAGATCCCCAACCGGTTGTTCTGATGACGACATTGAAGCGTCTCAGGGTTTCAGAAAATGGGGTGATGACCAGGATCAAGAGCCCCCAACCCCTGGGTCTGCGATGCTACAGCCTCTTGATCTTCCCAAGCTGGTTCGCAAGGCtgaaagcaaagaagatcTGACGCTGGACGACAGAGTGGAAGACAAAGTGTTTGGTGCACGCAAGGACTTCCTCAACCGTGGCCTGAAGCCCCTGCGCTTGGGAAGTATGCGTAATTCAGGCGGTCTTCCAACCGTACCGAAACCCGTACGGACGTCATCAAAGGAGTCCATCAAAAACTTCAAGAGGAGCATGTACAGCATTTTCCCCAAAGCCGAGCCACCCAAGTCACCCATCCTTTTGCCGACAACAACCTACAAAGATTCTACACCCAAAAAAACGCCAGCGCTTCAAAACTTAGCTGACGAACTTCTTGCACCGCCTGCCCTTCGTCTACCGGATAAAAGATTCCGGTCAAGTGGTGCTTCTATGCTCTCGACTGCAACTGTGCAGATTGGCCTGCGCCTTTCCAACATCGGTGATATGCGCCCTGCCAAGCCGGAGCTCAAACTAGACACAAATACAAACCAAGTACACAACCTCGACTGTCCCAACAGTACAGTAAGGATCTTCCCAAGAAAAACGAGTCCACTTGGCCATTGCCATCGTCGATGTCCCAGGCGAGAGCACTAG